A window of Streptomyces armeniacus contains these coding sequences:
- a CDS encoding DUF6415 family natural product biosynthesis protein has protein sequence MDIHAIRTTVDRALRPLARPARPDMVELEQLLREHVEQLLPAAEFAIEQMWHGSVDWWDHRTQLDRIRRDADRGLGDSPLSAHVQVRHLARDCATLLAYAGAER, from the coding sequence TTGGACATTCACGCGATCCGAACCACCGTCGACCGCGCACTACGCCCCCTCGCACGCCCGGCCCGGCCGGACATGGTCGAGCTGGAGCAGCTGCTGCGGGAGCACGTCGAGCAGCTGCTGCCAGCCGCGGAGTTCGCCATCGAGCAGATGTGGCACGGCTCGGTGGACTGGTGGGACCACCGCACCCAACTCGACCGCATCCGCCGTGACGCCGACCGCGGCCTCGGCGACAGCCCGCTGTCCGCGCACGTGCAGGTGCGACACCTCGCCCGCGACTGCGCAACCCTCCTCGCGTACGCGGGGGCAGAGCGGTGA
- a CDS encoding transcriptional regulator, producing the protein MEPNTLLGALLDEAGMSRLGLATRVNRAASVRGKTVRYDHSSVIRWLKGQQPRGRVPELIAETLSRRLARPLTLDDIGMGSAAPATPAVPLETFLNRATALWRGDHQQRDDLRQAPVLTGLTAVGPVWEWENPPEDTDVSRHGSVRVRTRDITALRAARSHYEQMYRKTGGVVTRSRVLLYLVSDTAPLIHGAYTDAIGRELHRATGGLVAIAGICAYDSNTQGLAQRYFHQALRLAKASGDRAFGGYVIALLVNQSLYLGEYRSAVAFAEAGLRTAGHAISPGLSCDLHAMQAKAFSRMGDRAAARRSMTLAETAAERIRPDEEPAETGYVQPGLLESNMADALMRIGDTGPAQTYAAQAVAAQTHARGRVHRLATLTDCELKAGSVDAAVNSASQMLETMAGMESCRLNDRLTKVRRSLTATNSAAAADVVEHIDGVLDLPM; encoded by the coding sequence ATGGAGCCCAACACATTGCTCGGCGCGCTACTCGACGAGGCGGGAATGTCGCGGCTCGGCCTTGCCACGCGGGTCAATCGCGCAGCCTCGGTGCGAGGGAAGACCGTGCGCTACGACCACAGTTCGGTGATCCGCTGGCTCAAGGGCCAGCAACCCCGAGGCCGGGTGCCCGAGTTGATCGCGGAGACCTTGTCCAGGCGCCTCGCCCGGCCTCTCACCCTTGACGACATCGGCATGGGCAGCGCCGCCCCTGCCACCCCGGCGGTACCGTTGGAGACCTTCCTCAACCGCGCGACCGCCTTGTGGCGCGGTGACCATCAGCAGCGTGACGACCTCCGGCAGGCGCCCGTCCTCACCGGCCTGACTGCCGTCGGCCCCGTGTGGGAGTGGGAGAACCCGCCGGAGGACACCGACGTGTCCCGGCACGGGTCCGTACGCGTACGGACCCGCGACATCACCGCGCTGCGCGCCGCCCGCTCCCACTACGAGCAGATGTACCGCAAGACAGGAGGCGTCGTGACCCGCTCCCGCGTGCTCCTCTACCTCGTCTCCGACACCGCGCCCCTCATTCACGGTGCGTACACCGACGCCATCGGCCGGGAACTGCACCGGGCGACCGGCGGCCTCGTCGCCATCGCCGGGATCTGCGCCTACGACTCGAACACCCAGGGCCTCGCGCAACGCTACTTCCACCAAGCGCTCCGACTCGCAAAGGCGTCCGGCGACCGGGCGTTCGGCGGGTACGTGATAGCGCTCCTGGTCAACCAGTCGCTCTACCTGGGCGAGTACCGCTCGGCAGTCGCCTTCGCCGAAGCCGGGCTGCGCACCGCCGGGCACGCCATCTCGCCCGGTCTCTCCTGCGACCTGCACGCGATGCAGGCCAAAGCGTTCTCCCGGATGGGCGACCGCGCGGCAGCCCGCAGGAGCATGACCCTGGCTGAGACCGCTGCGGAGCGGATCCGCCCGGACGAGGAGCCAGCCGAAACCGGCTACGTACAGCCCGGACTGCTGGAGTCCAACATGGCTGATGCGCTCATGCGGATCGGTGACACCGGCCCCGCGCAGACGTACGCCGCCCAGGCCGTCGCAGCGCAGACCCACGCACGGGGCCGCGTACACCGGCTGGCCACCCTCACTGACTGCGAGTTGAAAGCGGGAAGCGTCGACGCCGCAGTCAACTCCGCGAGTCAGATGCTGGAGACCATGGCCGGCATGGAGTCGTGCCGCCTGAACGACCGCCTCACGAAGGTCCGCCGGTCGCTCACCGCGACCAACAGCGCCGCTGCCGCGGACGTCGTGGAGCATATCGACGGGGTCCTCGACCTGCCGATGTGA
- a CDS encoding NUDIX domain-containing protein, whose amino-acid sequence MSVWQNLGEHTVYENRWVTVNMADVALPDGRRLDHTVIRLRPVAVATVVNERNEVLLLWRHRFITGAWGWELPSGGTAEGEDPAAAAAREFEEETGWRPGPMRLLVSMDPMPGISTSHHRVYWSDSAEQVRQIPTDDIESARREWVPLENVPELIERGEIRSANALAALLMLHRLRADA is encoded by the coding sequence GTGTCCGTGTGGCAGAACCTCGGCGAGCACACCGTGTACGAGAACCGCTGGGTCACGGTGAACATGGCGGACGTCGCCCTGCCCGACGGCCGCCGCCTCGACCACACCGTGATCCGTCTGCGGCCCGTGGCCGTGGCGACCGTCGTCAACGAGCGGAACGAGGTGCTGTTGCTGTGGCGGCACCGCTTCATCACCGGCGCCTGGGGCTGGGAACTTCCCTCCGGCGGCACCGCCGAGGGCGAAGACCCCGCAGCCGCAGCAGCGCGCGAGTTCGAGGAAGAGACCGGCTGGCGGCCAGGACCGATGCGGCTCCTCGTCTCCATGGATCCCATGCCCGGGATTTCGACATCTCACCACCGCGTGTACTGGTCGGACAGTGCCGAGCAGGTGCGGCAGATCCCGACCGACGACATCGAGTCGGCGCGGCGGGAATGGGTGCCGCTGGAGAACGTGCCCGAGCTGATCGAGCGCGGCGAGATCCGATCGGCGAACGCACTGGCCGCGCTACTCATGCTCCACCGGCTCCGGGCTGACGCGTAG
- a CDS encoding ABC transporter permease: MLYLALRMARHRIAALVAVACATLGGAAVLTAVGVLAESGLRSHAPVDRLARADVVVSADQTYRPPGPLPFALPERARVPGELTGRLGRLPGVTAAVGDLSFPAAPVDGRGRPVAAGEPGTAGHGWSSVALLDGADVSGTAPSGRDEVAVDEATAEAAGVRPGGRLTVVAAGQPADYRVSAVVAGSDRGVYFADTTARRLAGQGELADAVDLVALRTEPDARGSVAEQARKIAREDGLTVSTGASRGDVEAPDAMAARNVLPLMASSLAGVTVLVVGFIVGGALAVSVAAQRRDLALMRAVGAVPRQVRRLAAAQAALVTLVTLVPGALLGYLLAERFRELLVWAGMLPDSLPLTFSPLPAVAAALLLTGVVWVSAWCSSWRTSRMPATEAVSESHSEPRTPSRGRGFAGMLLIAAATVLSGGPLLARSQAGAAVTAVSGLVAVIGLALAGPDLVRRIARTLARRLPAKVSAPTWLAVANSHGYALRVAGAVTTLAMAVVFTLTYTLTQTTVLAATDEDAEAANRAEFSLSAPALGGLPADLPAAVRDTPGVTAAEPVSATTVLWTYEMLGEPETGNGSALILTPGAPEVLDLDVRSGDLGDLTGATVAMDQGTADQHNASVGERVSVILGDGAQVDARLVATYARGLGLGPVALSRDLAAGHTTTGLDQDLLIRTDGSDEAQRGLAALAQSRPGLALDDSWDAPGGTPPELWINIAVLAVLLGYILLGIANKLIATTTARRHEIAALQLIGATPAQIRAMMRKESTLVGGLALATGLLLSAVPLALLGIGFLGRPLPAGPVWLLPAVAATVAGIAFAAMEFPTRKALRTPPAQALTRG; the protein is encoded by the coding sequence GTGCTCTACCTGGCGTTGCGCATGGCGCGCCACCGGATCGCCGCGCTCGTCGCCGTCGCGTGCGCGACGCTCGGCGGCGCGGCCGTGCTCACCGCCGTCGGCGTGCTGGCCGAGTCGGGGCTGCGCTCGCACGCGCCCGTCGACCGGCTGGCGCGGGCCGATGTCGTCGTCTCGGCAGACCAGACGTACCGGCCTCCCGGCCCCCTGCCGTTCGCGCTGCCCGAACGGGCGCGGGTGCCAGGCGAGTTGACCGGACGGCTGGGACGGCTGCCCGGCGTCACGGCCGCCGTCGGCGACCTGAGCTTCCCCGCCGCCCCGGTCGACGGGCGCGGCCGGCCCGTCGCCGCCGGCGAGCCCGGGACCGCCGGACACGGCTGGTCCTCGGTCGCCCTGCTGGACGGCGCGGACGTGTCCGGCACGGCCCCGTCGGGCCGCGACGAGGTCGCCGTCGACGAGGCCACCGCGGAGGCCGCCGGGGTCAGGCCCGGCGGCCGGCTCACGGTCGTCGCCGCCGGACAGCCCGCCGACTACCGGGTGTCCGCCGTCGTCGCCGGCTCCGACCGCGGCGTCTACTTCGCCGACACCACCGCACGTCGCCTCGCCGGCCAGGGCGAACTCGCGGACGCAGTCGACCTCGTGGCACTCCGTACCGAACCGGACGCCCGCGGCTCCGTCGCCGAACAGGCCCGGAAGATCGCGCGGGAGGACGGGCTGACCGTGTCCACCGGCGCCTCGCGCGGCGACGTCGAGGCACCCGACGCGATGGCGGCGCGTAACGTCCTGCCGCTGATGGCGAGTTCGCTCGCCGGCGTCACCGTGCTCGTCGTCGGCTTCATCGTGGGCGGCGCCCTCGCCGTGTCCGTCGCCGCGCAGCGCCGTGACCTCGCTCTGATGCGCGCGGTCGGCGCCGTACCGCGGCAGGTACGCCGCCTCGCCGCCGCACAGGCGGCCCTCGTGACCCTGGTGACGCTGGTGCCGGGCGCCCTCCTCGGCTATCTGCTGGCCGAACGGTTCCGTGAACTCCTCGTCTGGGCAGGGATGCTGCCCGACTCGCTGCCGCTGACGTTCAGCCCGCTCCCCGCCGTCGCCGCGGCGCTGCTGCTGACCGGCGTCGTGTGGGTGTCGGCCTGGTGCTCCTCGTGGCGTACGTCGCGGATGCCCGCCACGGAAGCGGTCTCCGAGTCGCACAGCGAACCCCGTACGCCCTCCAGAGGCCGCGGATTCGCCGGCATGCTGCTCATCGCCGCCGCGACCGTACTGTCCGGCGGGCCCTTGCTGGCACGCTCGCAGGCCGGTGCGGCGGTCACCGCGGTCTCCGGCCTCGTGGCCGTGATCGGCCTCGCCCTCGCAGGCCCCGACCTGGTCCGCCGCATCGCCCGTACGCTGGCTCGCAGGCTGCCCGCGAAGGTGTCGGCGCCGACCTGGCTGGCCGTCGCCAACAGCCACGGGTACGCGCTGCGCGTCGCCGGCGCCGTCACCACCCTCGCCATGGCCGTGGTCTTCACCCTCACCTACACCCTGACCCAGACCACCGTCCTCGCGGCCACGGACGAGGACGCCGAGGCCGCCAACCGCGCCGAGTTCAGCCTGAGCGCCCCCGCGCTCGGCGGGCTCCCCGCCGACCTGCCCGCCGCCGTACGGGACACCCCCGGCGTGACGGCCGCGGAACCGGTCAGCGCGACCACGGTGCTGTGGACGTACGAGATGCTGGGCGAGCCGGAGACCGGCAACGGCTCGGCACTCATCCTCACCCCCGGCGCGCCCGAGGTGCTCGACCTCGACGTACGCTCCGGGGACCTCGGCGACCTGACCGGCGCCACCGTTGCCATGGACCAGGGCACCGCGGACCAGCACAACGCGTCCGTCGGCGAGCGCGTCAGCGTGATCCTCGGCGACGGCGCGCAGGTGGACGCGCGGCTCGTCGCGACGTACGCGCGCGGCCTCGGCCTCGGCCCCGTGGCGCTCTCCCGCGACCTGGCCGCGGGCCACACCACCACGGGCCTCGACCAGGACCTGCTGATCCGCACCGACGGCTCCGACGAGGCCCAACGCGGCCTCGCCGCCCTCGCCCAGTCCCGTCCGGGCCTCGCCCTGGACGACTCCTGGGACGCGCCGGGCGGGACACCGCCGGAACTGTGGATCAACATCGCGGTGCTCGCCGTACTCCTCGGCTACATCCTCCTCGGCATCGCCAACAAACTCATCGCCACGACGACCGCACGCCGCCACGAGATCGCCGCACTCCAGCTGATCGGCGCCACGCCGGCGCAGATACGGGCGATGATGCGGAAGGAGTCGACGCTGGTCGGTGGCCTCGCGCTGGCCACAGGGCTGCTGCTGTCGGCCGTGCCGCTCGCCCTGCTGGGCATCGGCTTCCTGGGCCGCCCGCTGCCGGCGGGCCCGGTCTGGCTGCTGCCGGCGGTGGCGGCGACGGTGGCGGGGATCGCGTTCGCCGCGATGGAGTTCCCGACCCGCAAGGCGCTCCGCACACCCCCGGCCCAAGCCCTGACCCGCGGCTGA
- a CDS encoding ABC transporter ATP-binding protein — translation MRTAAEYGPPGTSRQAHAVALENVTKTYPGGVTALDDVSLAVRPGTFTAVMGPSGSGKSTLMHCAAGLDAPTEGTVHIDGTAISRLSETHRTELRRDRVGFVFQSYNLVPSLSIADNITLPLRLAGKRPDHDWLRLLVERVGLEGRLTHRPAELSGGQQQRAAIARALVSRPAVVFADEPTGALDLRTAREVLGLLRDLVAGLGQTVVMVTHDPAAASRSDRALVMADGRVVDTLESPTAAELAHRITTLETE, via the coding sequence ATGAGGACCGCCGCCGAGTACGGCCCTCCCGGCACGTCCCGGCAGGCGCACGCCGTCGCGCTGGAGAACGTCACCAAGACCTACCCAGGCGGCGTCACCGCCCTCGACGACGTGTCCCTCGCCGTACGCCCCGGCACGTTCACCGCCGTGATGGGCCCGTCCGGCTCAGGCAAGAGCACGCTGATGCACTGCGCGGCCGGGCTGGACGCGCCGACCGAGGGCACCGTCCACATCGACGGCACCGCCATCAGCAGGCTGAGCGAGACCCACCGCACCGAACTGCGCCGCGACCGCGTCGGGTTCGTGTTCCAGTCCTACAACCTCGTGCCGTCGCTCAGCATCGCCGACAACATCACCCTGCCGCTGCGGCTCGCGGGCAAGCGCCCGGACCACGACTGGCTGCGGCTGCTCGTCGAACGGGTCGGCCTGGAGGGCCGGCTGACGCACCGCCCCGCCGAACTCTCCGGCGGGCAGCAGCAGCGCGCCGCCATCGCCCGCGCGCTGGTGTCCCGGCCCGCCGTCGTGTTCGCCGACGAGCCGACCGGCGCGCTGGACCTGCGTACGGCCCGCGAGGTACTCGGGCTGCTCCGCGACCTGGTCGCCGGCCTCGGCCAGACGGTGGTGATGGTCACCCACGACCCCGCCGCCGCCTCGCGGTCGGACCGGGCGCTGGTCATGGCCGACGGCCGGGTGGTCGACACCCTCGAGTCCCCTACGGCCGCGGAGCTGGCGCACCGCATCACCACCCTGGAAACGGAGTAG
- a CDS encoding sensor histidine kinase produces the protein MQADKAGTAGLRRAVERDLRARGRATLDGLEHIVGGLGTAILAVVVLLWMIGVALACLVGVGLFLVPTTARAVRAVANRERARLSRWGPVELIGPGPVPYGPRAVLADRSVRRELGWVATHGTFGLLVGLLGATLPFWAVRDITYPLYWQLLPKGEASAAPEFWAVHDWYGVFAVVLVGLGWIAVLIGLGPSLARLQAWPGRRLLPAARDTDLSLRVAELTATRAAALDAHATELRRIERSLHDGTQNRLVAVSVLLGAARRALARDPAGADAVLERAQDAAEQALAELRTVVRGILPPVLADRGLAGAIAGLAANCGVPCRADVDVPGRCAASVEATTYFAVAEALTNISRHSGARHAGVTVRRQGDRLLLRIDDDGDGGADEKLGSGLTGVRRRIEAHDGRLVLTSPPGGPTTLQVELPCGS, from the coding sequence ATGCAGGCCGACAAGGCCGGTACGGCCGGCCTGAGGCGGGCCGTCGAACGTGACCTGCGGGCCCGGGGCCGCGCGACGCTCGACGGGCTCGAGCACATCGTCGGCGGCCTCGGCACCGCCATCCTGGCCGTGGTCGTGCTGCTCTGGATGATCGGCGTCGCGCTCGCCTGCCTCGTCGGCGTGGGGCTGTTCCTGGTGCCGACCACGGCGCGCGCGGTGCGGGCCGTGGCCAACCGGGAGCGCGCCCGGCTGTCCCGCTGGGGGCCGGTGGAGCTCATCGGGCCGGGTCCGGTGCCGTACGGGCCCCGCGCGGTCCTGGCGGACCGGTCCGTACGGCGTGAACTGGGCTGGGTGGCCACGCACGGCACCTTCGGGCTGCTCGTCGGCCTGCTGGGCGCGACGCTGCCGTTCTGGGCGGTGCGCGACATCACGTACCCGCTGTACTGGCAGCTGCTGCCCAAGGGCGAGGCCAGTGCGGCACCGGAGTTCTGGGCCGTGCACGACTGGTACGGCGTGTTCGCCGTCGTGCTCGTGGGCCTCGGCTGGATCGCCGTCCTCATCGGGCTCGGGCCCTCGCTGGCGCGGCTCCAGGCGTGGCCGGGCCGCCGCCTGCTGCCCGCCGCCCGTGACACCGACCTGTCGCTGCGGGTCGCGGAGCTCACCGCGACCCGCGCCGCCGCCCTCGACGCGCACGCGACCGAACTGCGGCGCATCGAACGGTCGCTGCACGACGGTACGCAGAACCGGCTCGTCGCCGTCTCCGTGCTGCTCGGCGCCGCCCGCCGCGCCCTGGCCCGCGACCCGGCCGGCGCCGACGCCGTGCTGGAGCGCGCCCAGGACGCCGCCGAACAGGCCCTGGCCGAGCTGCGTACCGTCGTACGCGGCATCCTGCCGCCCGTCCTCGCCGACCGCGGACTGGCCGGGGCGATCGCGGGGCTCGCCGCGAACTGCGGGGTGCCCTGCCGCGCGGACGTCGACGTACCGGGCCGGTGCGCCGCCTCCGTCGAGGCCACCACCTACTTCGCGGTGGCCGAGGCGCTCACCAACATCTCCCGGCACAGCGGTGCCCGGCACGCCGGCGTGACCGTACGCAGGCAGGGCGACCGGCTCCTGCTGCGCATCGACGACGACGGCGACGGCGGCGCCGACGAGAAACTCGGCTCCGGACTCACGGGAGTCCGGCGCCGCATCGAGGCGCACGACGGGCGCCTCGTCCTGACCAGCCCACCCGGTGGGCCGACCACACTCCAGGTGGAGTTGCCATGCGGATCGTGA
- a CDS encoding response regulator transcription factor: MRIVIAEDDPLLREGVALLLRAESLDVVATTDRPDAFLAAVEEHRPDVAIVDVRMPPTHTDEGIVAAVEARRRRPGLAVLVLSAYVEQAFATELLSGGANRLGYMLKERVGRVEQFLDALHRVADGGTAIDPEVVAQLLTRTREDSALERLSPREREVLAMMAEGLGNTTIAERLVVTDGAVHKHIRKIFAKLDLAPTDRVDRRVTAVLRYLDDTRRD, translated from the coding sequence ATGCGGATCGTGATCGCCGAGGACGACCCTCTGCTGCGGGAGGGCGTCGCGCTGCTGCTGCGCGCGGAGTCCCTGGACGTGGTGGCGACCACCGACAGACCGGACGCCTTCCTCGCGGCCGTCGAGGAACACCGGCCCGACGTCGCCATCGTGGACGTACGGATGCCGCCGACGCACACCGACGAGGGCATCGTCGCGGCCGTCGAGGCCCGCCGGCGACGGCCCGGCCTGGCCGTGCTGGTGCTGTCCGCGTACGTCGAGCAGGCCTTCGCCACCGAACTCCTCTCCGGCGGCGCCAACCGGCTCGGCTACATGCTGAAGGAACGGGTGGGCCGCGTCGAGCAGTTCCTCGACGCGCTGCACCGGGTGGCGGACGGCGGCACGGCCATCGACCCGGAGGTCGTCGCGCAGCTGCTCACGCGTACGCGCGAGGACTCCGCGCTGGAACGGCTCAGCCCGCGGGAGCGGGAGGTACTCGCGATGATGGCCGAGGGCCTGGGCAACACCACCATCGCGGAACGCCTCGTCGTCACGGACGGCGCCGTGCACAAGCACATCCGCAAGATCTTCGCGAAGCTCGACCTGGCCCCCACGGACCGCGTGGACCGCCGTGTCACGGCCGTCCTGCGCTACCTGGACGACACGCGCCGCGACTGA
- a CDS encoding aminotransferase class I/II-fold pyridoxal phosphate-dependent enzyme: MSTPGSSARRRTRSSGLAALAPQRRPRWLAVRSLGRQFGCNGWGIGAVTGAPDTLEALFGRLLPQHTYATAVPLQAAMAAWLRDEASAAHLAAQRARYAAARAEAVRRLREELRCPDDAYVAGSCAAYLLLRVPPWYAAAGHPDGDYRRHCLLPAGVLLGEGHMSTPGLAPRDPHGHVRLYLGPGEEAVGGALGRLAARELGWYGPRSGTAPQSRRVSSR, encoded by the coding sequence GTGTCGACGCCGGGCTCAAGCGCCCGGAGGCGAACGAGGAGTAGCGGGCTCGCCGCCCTCGCCCCGCAGCGGCGTCCGCGCTGGCTGGCGGTACGCAGCCTGGGCAGGCAGTTCGGCTGCAACGGCTGGGGCATCGGGGCCGTCACCGGCGCCCCGGACACCCTGGAGGCGCTGTTCGGGCGGCTGCTGCCGCAGCACACGTACGCCACCGCCGTGCCGCTCCAGGCCGCGATGGCCGCCTGGCTGCGGGACGAGGCCAGCGCCGCGCACCTGGCCGCGCAGCGGGCCCGGTACGCGGCGGCCCGCGCGGAGGCCGTACGGCGGCTGCGCGAGGAGCTGCGCTGCCCGGACGACGCGTACGTCGCGGGCAGTTGCGCCGCCTACCTGCTGCTGCGCGTGCCGCCCTGGTACGCCGCCGCAGGGCACCCGGACGGCGACTACCGGCGGCACTGCCTGCTGCCCGCCGGGGTGCTACTCGGCGAGGGGCACATGAGCACGCCGGGCCTCGCGCCCCGCGACCCGCACGGGCACGTGCGCCTCTACCTCGGCCCCGGCGAGGAGGCCGTCGGCGGCGCGCTCGGGCGGCTGGCGGCCCGGGAACTCGGCTGGTACGGGCCTCGGTCCGGTACGGCGCCTCAGTCGCGGCGCGTGTCGTCCAGGTAG